In Lentibacillus sp. JNUCC-1, the genomic window TGTTGAAGTGTCTTACAATGATGCCCCTTTTTTTCAATTCCTCATATAATCTTGCTCCTGCGAACGTTGGATGCTGTACGAACAGGAAGTTTGTTTGGGACGGCAGTACTTCAAACCCTAATGTTTTCAAACTTTGAGCAAACGATTCCCGCGTGTCTATGATCTTGCTCGTAGTGGTCTTGAAATAATCAACATCCTCTATAGCGGCTTCAGCTCCTGCAATGGCCAGACGGTCAATTGTATAAGAATTAAAGGAGTCTTTGATACGCATTAACCCTTCAATCAAGTCTGGATTTCCCATTGCAAAACCTATGCGCAGGCCTGCAAGCGATCTTGACTTGGACATCGTCTGGACGACTAGAAGGTTATCATACATTTTGATGAACGAAACAGCAGAAGCCGCTGCAAAATCAACATAGGCTTCATCAATAATGACAACTTGATCAGGATTGTTCTGCAAAATTGCTTCAACATCCTGCAATGATAAAAACACGCTGGTCGGAGCGTTCGGATTTGGAAAAATAACACCGCCTTTTGAATTGAAGAATGTATCTGGCCGCAAGCTGAAATCAGGATTTAAAGGGGCAGTTTCATAAGGTATATTAAATAATTTCGCATAGACGGGATAAAAGCTATAGGAAATTTCGGGAAATATAATCGGCTGATTTGGTTCAAAAAAGGCCATAAATGAAAAGGCGAGCACTTCATCTGAACCATTCCCAATAAACACGTTTTCTTTGTTCAAATGATGATAGGCAGCTATTTTCTCCCGCAGATGGTCAACTGTTGGAGATGGATAAAATTGCATTCCGTTTTGTACGGTTTCCTGTATTGCTTCAATCACTTTGGGTGACGGGGGATACGGGTTTTCATTTGTGTTTAATTTTAATATGTCGGATCGGTCAGGTTGTTCCCCGGGGATATAGGGTTCTGTGCGCCTGAGCACTTCACTCCAGTATTTAGTCACCCGGACCACCTTCTTTTTCGATATGGCGACGATAGAGTTCAGTTTTGATGTCGCTTGAGGAAACACCGAGCGCTTCCATTAACACGAGTGTATGATAAGTCAGGTCAGCGATTTCCCAAGTAACTTCTTGTCGATCATCATTTTTAGCCCCAATAATGACTTCGCTCGTTTCTTCACCGATCTTCTTCAGTATTTTATCGATTCCTTCACGAAACAGATAGCTTGTATAGGCGCCTTCTTTCGGGTTTTGGCGGCGGTCACGAATGTTCTGCGTGATTTGCGTCATGATATCTGCTGATGGAGAGTCGGTGGTATATAAGTTTTTATGAAAACAGGTATGTGCTCCGGTATGGCATGCTGGCCCATGTCGTTCAACTTGTACAAGCAAGGCATCGTTGTCGCAATCATAGCTTATATGTTTGACAGACTGCGTGTTACCGGATGACTCTCCTTTGAGCCATAGAACCTGTCTCGATCGGCTGAACAACCAAGTTTCGCCTGTTTCGAGCGTTTTATCCAGTGCAGCCTGATTCATATAGGCGAGTGTGAGCACACGACCATCTTGTACGTCTTGGATAATCGCAGGAATTAAGCCGTTTTGATTAAAATGAAGCTCGTCCATTGTCATGAAAGGGGCCTCCTTATTTCTACACCATTTGCTGTTAACGCGGTTTTTAATTCATGCATGTCTATTTCATTGTAGTGAAAAACAGAGGCTCCAAGTGCTGCATCTGCTCTTCCAGGCTGGAGCACTTCGACAAAATGGTCAATTGTACCGGCTCCTCCACTCGCGATGATGGGAATGCTGACACTGGCGGCGGTGGCTTCAATCAATTCTAGATCATAACCATTTTTAGCACCATCCTCATTAATGGCATTTAAGACAATCTCACCCGCTCCAAGGGCTTCACCTTTTTTGGCCCACTCGATAACATCCATTCCAGCTGGCTCCTGACCGCCGTTAATATAAACGTCCCACTGGCCTTCCTTCATTTTTTTGGCATCAATTGAAAGGACGACCCGCTGAGATCCAAATCGTTCAGCTGCTTCTTTGATCAAAGAAGGATTTCCTACAGCAGCACTGTTGATGGATACTTTATCAGCGCCTGCATCAAGCGCTTCTTGAATATTATTTAAAGAGCGGATGCCACCACCGATAGTAAACGGGATTGTGATGACCGCAGCGATTTGTTGTGCAACACTCAGAAAAGTTGGCCGGGAATCGGTCGAAGCGGTAATATCATAAAAAACCAATTCATCTGCTCCTGCATCATTATACCGTTTGGCTGATGACACGGGGTCTGCCACATCCGTAATATCTAGGAACTTTTTTCCTTTTACAACCCTTCCATTGTCTACGTCAAGACACGGGATAATCCGTTTAACTGCCATAGGTTATACCTCCAATAATTTTTTGAGTGTCGTGGTGCCATCGTAAAGCGCTCTCCCGACAATTGCCCCGTATAAACCCATTTGACGCAAGGCGCGTATATCGTCTTCAGTTGTAACGCCCCCCGAGGCGATTATGTCAACGTCGACTGTGCTTTGGATGGCTTCGAGTTCTGTGAGATTGGGACCTTCCAGCATCCCGTCCTTGGATATGTCTGTATATATGACGGTTTGAACGCCAAGGTCTCGCAGCTTCTTGACAAAGTCCAAAGCGCGGACATCACTTGTTTCCGTCCAGCCTTCTGTTGCCATATAACCATTGCGTGCATCAATTGAGACGGCGATACGTGCCCCGTATCTGTCGCCTGCTGTTTTTAACAGGTGATCATCCTGAAGCGCGGCAGTTCCTAGAATAACGCGGTCAACGCCGGCATTTATATACGCATTTATCTGGGCTTGTGTGCGAATACCGCCTCCGACCTGGATTGGAATCGAGATTTGTTTAGCAATGTCTGTAATCAGGTTTTCGTTGACAGCTTGCGCGTTTTTCGCCCCATCTAAGTCAACAATATGGAGATACGCAGCATTTTCACGTTCCCATGTTTTTGCCATTTCAACGGGTGAGTCACTATATATTCTTTCTTGGTTATAATCACCTTGAATCAAGCGAACGCATTTGCCGTTTCGTATATCAATCGCTGGAAATAATATCATAGAATCATCCCTTTTTAATGTGTTTCAGATCATCCCTTTTGTACTTGGGATACCTTCAATACGACCTTTGATACTGGTTGCTTCATCAAGTGCTCGACCAAATCCCTTAAAAATTGATTCGATCATGTGATGGGTGTTATGGCCATAGGAGAGGGTGATGTGGAGTGTGACCTTCGCATGGCTTGTAAATCCGCGGAAAAATTCTTCCACCAATTCTGTGTCAAATTGGCCGGCTTTATCTTTTAAACCATCGACATGATAGACAAGGTAAGGGCGTCCGCTTATATCAAGGGATACCGTGGAAAGGGCTTCATCCATTGGAGTCGTAACACTGGCATACCTGGTAATGCCGTTTTTATCCCCTAAGGCTTCTGCAAATGCTTGTCCTAGAAGGATCCCAATATCCTCAACGGTATGATGCTGGTCGACTTCAAGATCGCCTTCGCAAAAAAGGGACAGATCAAATAATCCATGCTTGGTCATAAGAATGAGCATATGGTCAAAAAAACCAACGCCAGAGTTTATGTCAGCTTTGCCTTCACCGTCAATTGCCCAGTTCAATCGTATAGCTGTTTCTGAGGTGTTACGACTTTTCTTTGCTTGTCTCAAAACGTTCATCCTTTCTGATTTGAATGGCATTGGCATGAGCGGTCAGCTGCTCAGAACGGGCCAACGTGGTAATCATGTCTGCGGCCTGAAGCAAGGCGGTTTCGCTATATTGAATGATGCTCGATTTTTTCACAAAATCATACACCCCGAGTGGGGAAGAAAATTTAGCTGTCCCTGATGTTGGCAATGTATGATTGGGGCCTGCAAAGTAATCTCCTAAAGCCTCAGGAGAATAGTTTCCAAGAAATATCGCCCCTGCATGTTCTACGGCTTCTGTATATTTATGAGGGTCATCGATCATGAGCTGCAAATGTTCGGGGGCCAGGTCATTTACGATATTAATAGCCTCATCCATATTGTCGGCGATTATGATTGCCCCGTGACGCTCAAGTGACGTTTCGATAATCGCTTGCCGCTCCAGTTGTGCGGTTTGTTTTAAAATTTCTTTTTGAATCGCTTCTGCCGTTGCGAGAGATGTTGTGATGCAGATCGCTGCGGCGTCTTCATCGTGTTCTGCCTGTGATAGGAGATCGGCGGCGACAAAAGCTGGCGGGGCTGATGGTTCAGCAACAATACAAATTTCACTCGGCCCGGCAATCATATCGATGGCAACATCTCCATACACCCACTTCTTGGCACGAGCGACATACGCATTGCCCGGGCCGACAATTTTATAAACCTTTTCAACACTTTCGGTCCCATAAGCTAAGGCTGCAATTGCCTGGGCCCCGCCCAACTTGTAAATGGTTTTCACGCCTGCGAGATCAGCAGCTACGAGAACTTCGGGTGAGACCGAGCCGTTTTCGTCAGGTGGCGTTGTCATAACCAGATTTTTAACCCCGGCAATCTGCGCTGGAATAGCATTCATTAAAACAGTGGAGGGATAAGCTGCTTTTCCGCCGGGGACATACACACCGACTTTTTCAATCGGGGTTACCTTTTGGCCAAGCCACTTTTGATGTGTTTGTTCAAGAAACCATGACATTTCTTTTTGAGCTTCATGAAATGCTTTAATATGATCGCTTGCCGTTTTCAGGGCATGGATAAAATCTTTCGAAACATTGGTCCAGGCTGCTTCAATCTCTTTATCTGAAACCGTGAGCTGGTCCAAACGCGCGCCATCAAATTGCTCGGTTAAGGCAAATAAGGCTTGATCACCATCTGCTTGCACCTGACGAATGATGGTTAATACGGACTCATCCAATTGTTCATTTTGGTTCGACGTTTGACGAACCTTTTGCCGCTCAGCAAATTCTTTTCCACTAATAATCCTCATATATGCTCACTCCATCACCCTTTTGAGGTTGTTTATAAAAGTATGAATGTCTTTTGATTTTGTCGTAAAACTGGCCTTATTTACAATGAGTCGTGTACTGATCGCTTCTATCTGGTCCAGGACGACGAGGCCATTTTCTCGTAAAGTGGCTCCAGTTTCCATAATGTCGACGATGACATCAGACAGTCCGATTAAAGGGGCAAGCTCCACAGACCCGTTAAGTTTGATCAACTCAGCCGGAATGCCTTGTTTCTTAAAGTGTCTTTTAGCAACTTCAGGATATTTTGAAGCGATGACGACTTTGTTGTTTGAGTTAAGATCAGTATCTGGTTTTCCGGAAATAACAAATTGACATTCACCGAGTTTTAAATCCAGAATTTCGTATATATCAGCGCCTGCTTCAAGTATGTGGTCCTTGCCCGCTATGCCGATGTCTGCAGCTCCTTTTTCAACGTAAGTAGGAACGTCATCTGCTTTGACAAGGATCAATTTAACAGTATATTCCTGGTCAAAAAAGATTAACTTTCGATTGTTGGAAAGCAGATCTGGAAAAGTGTACCCCGCTTGTTCAAGAAAATTGATTGCATGTTCTGCTGTGCGTCCTTTGGCAAGCGCCAGTGTGATTTCATCCATTTATTCATCTCCAATTGCGATTTTTAACAGGCTCAGCAATTCTGATGCACTGGTGAAACGCTGGATCGTTTCTTTGCTGTAAAATTGATTGCCAGTTTGATAGAAATAAGCTGTGGTCGAACTGGAATCAGCTGGTCCTTCATGTTTTTCACCTAAGTGGGTGATCACCGAATACCCAGCGTTTCGTATGCAGCTGGCATATTTTAAAGCAGAGTTCTGTTGGCTTTGGCTATAGAATATGACCATATCTGTTTTTGAAGATGTATGGTCGATATGGGCATTATTTTGTTTCAGTGCTTTTAAGAGCCGATCGATTTCAAAGGCAAATCCTACAGCTGGAAGTGCTGTTCCGAACTGCTCTGCCAACTGGTCGTATCGGCCTCCCATCATAATCGGTTTGCCGTATCCGGCGACAAACCCTTGAAAGATCACGTCAGAATAATAATCCATGTTATTGATTAAGCCGAGATCGAAAACAACAGAATCCGTGACGTCGTATATCTCTAAAAGTGTGTATAAGGTGCTTAAATACTGTATTTTATCTTGCATGGCAGACGTTAAAGGGAGGCGCAAGACCTGTTTCAGCACATTTTGCGGATCGCCATATAGTAACGGGATAGCCTGCAAAATCTCCCTTGTGTCATTTGGAATGTTTAATTCAGACAGATAGGGCTGAATCTCGGCCAGGTTTTTTGATTGAATGATTGTTGTCAGGTGGTCTTTTTGATTGGGATTTAAATCAAGCTGTTTC contains:
- the hisC gene encoding histidinol-phosphate transaminase; this encodes MTKYWSEVLRRTEPYIPGEQPDRSDILKLNTNENPYPPSPKVIEAIQETVQNGMQFYPSPTVDHLREKIAAYHHLNKENVFIGNGSDEVLAFSFMAFFEPNQPIIFPEISYSFYPVYAKLFNIPYETAPLNPDFSLRPDTFFNSKGGVIFPNPNAPTSVFLSLQDVEAILQNNPDQVVIIDEAYVDFAAASAVSFIKMYDNLLVVQTMSKSRSLAGLRIGFAMGNPDLIEGLMRIKDSFNSYTIDRLAIAGAEAAIEDVDYFKTTTSKIIDTRESFAQSLKTLGFEVLPSQTNFLFVQHPTFAGARLYEELKKRGIIVRHFNKPRTKDYLRITIGTSTDMARLLSVLSEILNDA
- the hisIE gene encoding bifunctional phosphoribosyl-AMP cyclohydrolase/phosphoribosyl-ATP diphosphatase HisIE, whose translation is MTMDELHFNQNGLIPAIIQDVQDGRVLTLAYMNQAALDKTLETGETWLFSRSRQVLWLKGESSGNTQSVKHISYDCDNDALLVQVERHGPACHTGAHTCFHKNLYTTDSPSADIMTQITQNIRDRRQNPKEGAYTSYLFREGIDKILKKIGEETSEVIIGAKNDDRQEVTWEIADLTYHTLVLMEALGVSSSDIKTELYRRHIEKEGGPGD
- the hisF gene encoding imidazole glycerol phosphate synthase subunit HisF is translated as MAVKRIIPCLDVDNGRVVKGKKFLDITDVADPVSSAKRYNDAGADELVFYDITASTDSRPTFLSVAQQIAAVITIPFTIGGGIRSLNNIQEALDAGADKVSINSAAVGNPSLIKEAAERFGSQRVVLSIDAKKMKEGQWDVYINGGQEPAGMDVIEWAKKGEALGAGEIVLNAINEDGAKNGYDLELIEATAASVSIPIIASGGAGTIDHFVEVLQPGRADAALGASVFHYNEIDMHELKTALTANGVEIRRPLS
- the hisA gene encoding 1-(5-phosphoribosyl)-5-[(5-phosphoribosylamino)methylideneamino]imidazole-4-carboxamide isomerase, encoding MILFPAIDIRNGKCVRLIQGDYNQERIYSDSPVEMAKTWERENAAYLHIVDLDGAKNAQAVNENLITDIAKQISIPIQVGGGIRTQAQINAYINAGVDRVILGTAALQDDHLLKTAGDRYGARIAVSIDARNGYMATEGWTETSDVRALDFVKKLRDLGVQTVIYTDISKDGMLEGPNLTELEAIQSTVDVDIIASGGVTTEDDIRALRQMGLYGAIVGRALYDGTTTLKKLLEV
- the hisB gene encoding imidazoleglycerol-phosphate dehydratase HisB — encoded protein: MRQAKKSRNTSETAIRLNWAIDGEGKADINSGVGFFDHMLILMTKHGLFDLSLFCEGDLEVDQHHTVEDIGILLGQAFAEALGDKNGITRYASVTTPMDEALSTVSLDISGRPYLVYHVDGLKDKAGQFDTELVEEFFRGFTSHAKVTLHITLSYGHNTHHMIESIFKGFGRALDEATSIKGRIEGIPSTKGMI
- the hisD gene encoding histidinol dehydrogenase is translated as MRIISGKEFAERQKVRQTSNQNEQLDESVLTIIRQVQADGDQALFALTEQFDGARLDQLTVSDKEIEAAWTNVSKDFIHALKTASDHIKAFHEAQKEMSWFLEQTHQKWLGQKVTPIEKVGVYVPGGKAAYPSTVLMNAIPAQIAGVKNLVMTTPPDENGSVSPEVLVAADLAGVKTIYKLGGAQAIAALAYGTESVEKVYKIVGPGNAYVARAKKWVYGDVAIDMIAGPSEICIVAEPSAPPAFVAADLLSQAEHDEDAAAICITTSLATAEAIQKEILKQTAQLERQAIIETSLERHGAIIIADNMDEAINIVNDLAPEHLQLMIDDPHKYTEAVEHAGAIFLGNYSPEALGDYFAGPNHTLPTSGTAKFSSPLGVYDFVKKSSIIQYSETALLQAADMITTLARSEQLTAHANAIQIRKDERFETSKEKS
- the hisG gene encoding ATP phosphoribosyltransferase; the protein is MDEITLALAKGRTAEHAINFLEQAGYTFPDLLSNNRKLIFFDQEYTVKLILVKADDVPTYVEKGAADIGIAGKDHILEAGADIYEILDLKLGECQFVISGKPDTDLNSNNKVVIASKYPEVAKRHFKKQGIPAELIKLNGSVELAPLIGLSDVIVDIMETGATLRENGLVVLDQIEAISTRLIVNKASFTTKSKDIHTFINNLKRVME
- the hisZ gene encoding ATP phosphoribosyltransferase regulatory subunit, with the translated sequence MQPYLFDNTRETESIEFQAYYGLISKLKHRFQTYGYKQVRTSTFENYDLYHSVSGTVKRENMVKVIDQSGEVLVMRPDVTIPITRMNALSLQAETRLFYVLNVFRQYQEAAELKERLQAGIEHFGNGTPETDAEVMALAIHALKDLGFKDFKVEIGHAGFLKVVMKQLDLNPNQKDHLTTIIQSKNLAEIQPYLSELNIPNDTREILQAIPLLYGDPQNVLKQVLRLPLTSAMQDKIQYLSTLYTLLEIYDVTDSVVFDLGLINNMDYYSDVIFQGFVAGYGKPIMMGGRYDQLAEQFGTALPAVGFAFEIDRLLKALKQNNAHIDHTSSKTDMVIFYSQSQQNSALKYASCIRNAGYSVITHLGEKHEGPADSSSTTAYFYQTGNQFYSKETIQRFTSASELLSLLKIAIGDE